In Primulina huaijiensis isolate GDHJ02 chromosome 6, ASM1229523v2, whole genome shotgun sequence, a single window of DNA contains:
- the LOC140978428 gene encoding dehydrogenase/reductase SDR family member FEY-like isoform X1, translating into MASQFSAADMGKGKEKENGKLLASDKVEMQATKKKEGLGWLSWLTGWFYLVHEMLFQRILASHLQNPMPLPPLNDLTFIVTGSTSGIGKEIARQLAEAGAHVVMAVRNSKAANELIKKWQEEWLGRGLPLNMEVMELDLLSLDSIVRFAEAWNTRSAPLHALINNAGIFSIGEPQKFSKDGYEEHMQVNHLAPSLLSVLLLPSLIRGSPSRIINVNSIMHYVGFVDTEDMNVVSGKRKYTSLVGYSSSKLAEIMFSSILNKRLPAEAGINVVCVSPGIVHTNVARDLPKIVQAGYHLIPYFIFSAEEGSRSALFAATDPQLPEYCESLKAEDWPVCAFISHDCRPANPSEEAHGIETCYKVWEKTLKLVGLPSDAVERLIQGEEVECKYGAS; encoded by the exons ATGGCGTCCCAATTTTCTGCAGCTGACATGGGAAAGGGTAAGGAGAAGGAAAATGGCAAGCTCTTGGCTTCGGATAAAGTTGAAATGCAGGCCACGAAGAAGAAGGAAGGCCTGGGTTGGCTTAGTTGGCTAACTGGTTGGTTTTATCTGGTTCACGAGATGCTTTTCCAGAGGATTCTAGCCAGCCATTTGCAGAATCCAATGCCCCTTCCTCCTCTCAATGACCTCACCTTCATTGTTACAGGATCCACCTCCGGGATCGGCAAAGAAATCGCTAG GCAATTGGCGGAAGCAGGAGCGCATGTTGTGATGGCAGTAAGAAATTCAAAGGCTGCTAATGAGTTGATAAAGAAATGGCAGGAAGAGTGGTTAGGAAGGGGTCTTCCTCTTAATATGGAG GTCATGGAACTTGATCTTCTTTCTCTGGACTCCATTGTGAGATTTGCTGAAGCTTGGAATACACGTTCGGCACCTCTCCATGCTCTCATCAACAATGCTGGAATATTTTCCATTGGAG AACCACAAAAATTTTCAAAGGACGGTTATGAAGAGCACATGCAAGTGAACCATCTAGCTCCATCTCTGCTTTCAGTATTGCTTTTGCCTTCCCTCATTAGAGGCTCACCTAGCCGCATTATTAATGTGAATTCTATT ATGCATTATGTTGGATTTGTGGATACAGAAGATATGAATGTTGTATCTGGAAAAAGAAAATACACAAGTTTGGTGGGATACTCGAGCAGCAAACTAGCAGAG ATCATGTTCAGCAGTATTCTTAATAAGCGGCTTCCAGCTGAAGCTGGCATAAATGTAGTGTGTGTTTCTCCTGGAATAGTACACACCAATGTC GCTCGGGATCTTCCAAAGATTGTTCAAGCTGGGTATCATTTAATTCCCTATTTTATTTTCAGCGCAGAAGAAG GCTCCAGAAGTGCACTTTTTGCTGCCACCGATCCCCAACTGCCAGAGTACTGTGAGTCGCTGAAAGCAGAAGATTGGCCAGTCTGTGCTTTCATCTCTCATGACTGTCGTCCCGCAAATCCATCTGAAGAAGCACACGGCATTGAAACTTGTTATAAGGTTTGGGAGAAGACATTAAAGTTGGTTGGGTTACCGTCGGATGCAGTAGAGAGACTTATACAAGGGGAAGAAGTCGAGTGCAAATATGGAGCCTCCTAA
- the LOC140978427 gene encoding rhodanese-like domain-containing protein 8, chloroplastic, producing MAWSCTIVTWTPFLKPSASDKRTEYSSFNNGLNSPLYSQSLMKSKSYVWGRFCCDFKERFSLSALASTSGNWVEVEAGAPRVYEDDEFVVVNFYRLAFVEDPEMEVSKHLSFMQGRDIRGRIYLNEQGINAQYSGPAKDAMTYVNWVREDHRFSDILVQLSPGYNCHAFPKLRLRYKPSLVQWEEGISDLPLLDPSMRATPLTPSQWRSRLTAVNKIDNSSNAVVLLDVRNGYEWDVGHFQGAQRPDVDCFRSTSFGLPESEVLASDPLSAVDKERTDILMYCTGGIRCDIYSTILRQRGFKNLYTLSGGVSHYLETEGSVGWVGNLFVFDGRLSLSPFTYKPEICSDPRRKQEVSHSFAKCYICAAQVSELRHRNCANLDCNLLFLCCLKCVNDFRGCCCMNCMSASRLRPVLPGHRRYQKWHNYRDL from the exons ATGGCCTGGTCCTGCACAATCGTCACATGGACGCCATTTCTCAAGCCCAGTGCCTCCGACAAAAGAACTGAATACTCCTCATTCAACAATGGATTGAATTCCCCGCTTTATTCTCAAAGCCTGATGAAATCTAAAAGTTATGTTTGGGGTAGATTTTGTTGCGATTTTAAAGAAAGATTTAGTCTTTCAGCGCTTGCGTCTACAAGTGGCAACTGGGTTGAGGTGGAGGCTGGTGCTCCCAGAGTGTACGAGGATGACGAGTTCGTGGTGGTTAATTTCTACCGCTTAGCGTTTGTTGAAGACCCAGAAATGGAAGTCTCTAAACATCTCTCTTTCATGCAG GGTCGTGATATACGTGGCCGTATATATTTGAATGAGCAAGGAATTAATGCACAG TACAGTGGTCCCGCAAAAGATGCCATGACATATGTTAATTGGGTGAGAGAAGATCATAGGTTTTCTGATATATTAGTTCAGCTCTCCCCTGGATATAATTGCCATGCTTTCCCGAAATTGAGATTGCGATATAAGCCATCCCTTGTACAG TGGGAAGAGGGCATATCAGATCTCCCTTTGCTTGACCCGTCAATGCGAGCCACACCTCTTACACCATCTCAATGGAGGAGCAGACTGACGGCAGTTAATAAGATCGATAATTCATCAAACGCAGTTGTTCTTCTGGATGTGAGAAACG GTTATGAATGGGATGTTGGTCACTTCCAAGGGGCACAGCGTCCTGATGTAGATTGCTTCAGAAGCACGTCGTTTGGCCTACCTGAGTCCGAG GTTCTGGCTTCAGATCCTTTGTCTGCTGTTGATAAAGAGAGAACAGATATATTGATGTATTGTACTGGAGGAATCCGCTGCGACATATACTCCACAATTCTTAG GCAACGGggttttaaaaatttgtataCTCTAAGTGGAGGAGTTTCTCATTACCTCGAGACTGAAGGTTCTGTTGGATGGGTtggaaatttatttgtttttgatgGCCGTCTTTCTCTCTCACCTTTTACCTACAAGCCCGAAATTTGTTCTGATccaagaagaaagcaagaagtGTCCCATTCGTTTGCGAAATGCTACATATGTGCTGCTCAAGTTTCTGAGTTGAGGCATCGCAACTGCGCCAATCTTGACTGCAACCTGCTGTTTCT ATGCTGCTTGAAATGTGTGAATGACTTCAGAGGATGCTGTTGCATGAACTGCATGTCGGCCTCTCGGCTTAGACCTGTGCTACCAGGGCATCGGAGATACCAAAAGTGGCATAATTATCGAGATCTGTAG
- the LOC140978428 gene encoding dehydrogenase/reductase SDR family member FEY-like isoform X2: MASQFSAADMGKGKEKENGKLLASDKVEMQATKKKEGLGWLSWLTGWFYLVHEMLFQRILASHLQNPMPLPPLNDLTFIVTGSTSGIGKEIARQLAEAGAHVVMAVRNSKAANELIKKWQEEWLGRGLPLNMEVMELDLLSLDSIVRFAEAWNTRSAPLHALINNAGIFSIGEPQKFSKDGYEEHMQVNHLAPSLLSVLLLPSLIRGSPSRIINVNSIIMFSSILNKRLPAEAGINVVCVSPGIVHTNVARDLPKIVQAGYHLIPYFIFSAEEGSRSALFAATDPQLPEYCESLKAEDWPVCAFISHDCRPANPSEEAHGIETCYKVWEKTLKLVGLPSDAVERLIQGEEVECKYGAS; this comes from the exons ATGGCGTCCCAATTTTCTGCAGCTGACATGGGAAAGGGTAAGGAGAAGGAAAATGGCAAGCTCTTGGCTTCGGATAAAGTTGAAATGCAGGCCACGAAGAAGAAGGAAGGCCTGGGTTGGCTTAGTTGGCTAACTGGTTGGTTTTATCTGGTTCACGAGATGCTTTTCCAGAGGATTCTAGCCAGCCATTTGCAGAATCCAATGCCCCTTCCTCCTCTCAATGACCTCACCTTCATTGTTACAGGATCCACCTCCGGGATCGGCAAAGAAATCGCTAG GCAATTGGCGGAAGCAGGAGCGCATGTTGTGATGGCAGTAAGAAATTCAAAGGCTGCTAATGAGTTGATAAAGAAATGGCAGGAAGAGTGGTTAGGAAGGGGTCTTCCTCTTAATATGGAG GTCATGGAACTTGATCTTCTTTCTCTGGACTCCATTGTGAGATTTGCTGAAGCTTGGAATACACGTTCGGCACCTCTCCATGCTCTCATCAACAATGCTGGAATATTTTCCATTGGAG AACCACAAAAATTTTCAAAGGACGGTTATGAAGAGCACATGCAAGTGAACCATCTAGCTCCATCTCTGCTTTCAGTATTGCTTTTGCCTTCCCTCATTAGAGGCTCACCTAGCCGCATTATTAATGTGAATTCTATT ATCATGTTCAGCAGTATTCTTAATAAGCGGCTTCCAGCTGAAGCTGGCATAAATGTAGTGTGTGTTTCTCCTGGAATAGTACACACCAATGTC GCTCGGGATCTTCCAAAGATTGTTCAAGCTGGGTATCATTTAATTCCCTATTTTATTTTCAGCGCAGAAGAAG GCTCCAGAAGTGCACTTTTTGCTGCCACCGATCCCCAACTGCCAGAGTACTGTGAGTCGCTGAAAGCAGAAGATTGGCCAGTCTGTGCTTTCATCTCTCATGACTGTCGTCCCGCAAATCCATCTGAAGAAGCACACGGCATTGAAACTTGTTATAAGGTTTGGGAGAAGACATTAAAGTTGGTTGGGTTACCGTCGGATGCAGTAGAGAGACTTATACAAGGGGAAGAAGTCGAGTGCAAATATGGAGCCTCCTAA
- the LOC140978577 gene encoding organelle RRM domain-containing protein 6, chloroplastic-like encodes MATATFNYHIRPLPLLATPLPPPGRISKIVFYSAPLKPNKLVSGVRECNLLIAAYLPPSRPPSSASRTHFNPSTKLFVSGLSFRTTEESLRNAFENFGELVEVNLVMDKIANRPRGFAFLRYAMAEESKKAIEGMHGKFLDGRVIFVEVAKSRSDLREGLKQKPGERELE; translated from the exons ATGGCTACCGCCACCTTCAACTACCACATTCGACCTCTCCCTCTCCTTGCGACGCCGCTGCCGCCACCGGGAAGAATATCGAAAATAGTCTTCTACTCCGCACCTCTTAAGCCCAACAAGCTTGTAAGTGGAGTTCGAGAATGTAATCTCCTAATTGCGGCGTATCTCCCACCTAGTCGTCCGCCTTCTTCTGCGTCGAGAACGCATTTCAATCCTTCCACCAAACTCTTCGTTAGCG GTCTCTCTTTTAGGACCACAGAGGAGAGTCTAAGAAATGCATTCGAAAACTTTGGTGAGCTCGTTGAAG TGAATTTGGTGATGGATAAGATAGCGAACAGGCCGAGGGGATTTGCATTCTTAAGATATGCCATGGCAGAGGAGTCTAAGAAAGCCATTGAAGGTATGCATGGGAAG TTTCTCGATGGCCGAGTAATCTTTGTCGAGGTAGCAAAATCCAGAAGTGACCTACGTGAAGGGCTCAAGCAGAAACCTGGAGAGAGAGAGCTGGAGTGA